One segment of Candidatus Thioglobus sp. DNA contains the following:
- the purD gene encoding phosphoribosylamine--glycine ligase, protein MKVLVIGAGGREHALAWQCAKFDNIKEVFVAPGNAGTELEDKLTNVNIDAEDIDGLIKFSQDNQIDITIVGPEAPLVMGVVDRFQAQGLAIFGPTQAASQLEGSKAFCKDFLYRNNIPTAYYDVFTEVDPAVKYVQEKGTPIVIKADGLAAGKGVIIANTEAEAVVAINDMLEGNRFGAAGSRVVIEEFLVGEEASFIVMVDGQNILPMATSQDHKARDNADKGPNTGGMGAYSPAPIVTDEIFQDVMNSVIRPTVDGMSSEENSYTGFLYAGLMIDQQGNSKVLEYNCRFGDPETQPIMMRLKSNLAELCLLATQGKLDKANIEWDARSAMGVVLAANGYPDAYPSGEVIGLPSDTIDAKVFHAGTKIDGNDVMTSGGRVLCATALGVDTKQAQSNAYQLLEKINWPSAYFRTDIGFKAIK, encoded by the coding sequence ATGAAGGTTTTAGTAATTGGTGCTGGCGGCCGCGAGCATGCCTTGGCTTGGCAGTGTGCTAAGTTTGACAATATTAAAGAAGTTTTTGTAGCACCGGGTAATGCAGGTACCGAGCTAGAAGACAAGCTCACTAATGTTAATATTGACGCTGAGGATATTGACGGGCTGATTAAATTTTCCCAAGATAACCAAATTGATATTACTATTGTTGGCCCTGAAGCGCCATTAGTAATGGGGGTAGTAGATCGTTTTCAAGCGCAAGGATTGGCTATTTTTGGTCCAACCCAAGCCGCTTCACAACTAGAAGGATCAAAAGCATTTTGTAAAGATTTTTTGTATCGAAATAATATCCCGACCGCCTACTATGATGTCTTTACTGAGGTTGATCCTGCGGTTAAGTATGTGCAAGAAAAAGGTACACCGATTGTTATTAAGGCGGATGGTTTGGCTGCAGGCAAAGGCGTTATCATTGCCAATACAGAAGCTGAAGCGGTTGTCGCTATTAATGATATGTTAGAGGGAAACCGATTTGGTGCAGCGGGTTCACGTGTAGTTATTGAAGAATTTTTGGTGGGCGAAGAAGCAAGCTTTATTGTTATGGTTGATGGCCAAAATATCTTGCCAATGGCAACTTCACAAGATCATAAGGCCCGTGACAACGCCGATAAAGGTCCAAATACTGGAGGCATGGGTGCTTATTCTCCAGCGCCAATTGTGACCGATGAAATTTTTCAAGATGTTATGAATAGCGTTATCCGCCCAACAGTTGATGGCATGTCATCTGAGGAAAATTCGTATACAGGATTTTTATATGCTGGGCTGATGATTGACCAACAGGGCAATTCAAAGGTACTAGAATACAACTGCCGTTTTGGGGATCCAGAAACTCAGCCAATCATGATGCGCCTTAAATCTAACTTGGCAGAATTATGCCTACTAGCAACTCAGGGCAAACTGGATAAAGCGAATATTGAATGGGACGCACGCTCAGCCATGGGCGTTGTACTAGCCGCCAATGGCTATCCTGATGCTTATCCGTCTGGCGAAGTCATTGGATTACCATCAGATACTATTGATGCTAAAGTGTTTCATGCGGGTACAAAAATAGATGGTAATGACGTAATGACAAGCGGCGGGCGAGTTCTATGCGCAACTGCCCTAGGTGTTGACACTAAACAGGCGCAATCAAATGCTTATCAACTGCTTGAGAAAATTAACTGGCCAAGTGCTTACTTCAGAACTGATATCGGCTTTAAAGCTATCAAGTAA
- the truB gene encoding tRNA pseudouridine(55) synthase TruB, which produces MSRRNPKGRDINGIVLLDKDTGLSSNAALQKVKRLFFAKKAGHTGSLDPLASGILPICLGQATKVAQFLLDDDKRYFVRAKLGENTDTYDCEGVVITCQPFEQLNQDEIMAAALSFKGNILQVPPMYSALKKDGQPLYKLARQGIEIERPARPVTIHDINFISYEQGVITLDISCSKGTYIRSLIQDIGDKLGCGAHVIELRRTGFAHLDISETIKFCELEALVTEDYRQLDAHIFPSENMLPNIQDASLDVQQTIDIKFGRAIKSNQLGEQHTVKLFDPDHEFLGVGELSKDGVIAPKRLFV; this is translated from the coding sequence ATGTCAAGGCGCAATCCTAAAGGCCGAGACATTAATGGTATTGTCTTGTTAGATAAAGACACTGGCCTTAGTTCAAATGCCGCCTTACAAAAAGTTAAACGACTTTTCTTTGCTAAAAAAGCAGGGCATACTGGTAGTCTAGATCCACTTGCTAGTGGCATCCTTCCGATTTGTCTGGGGCAAGCAACCAAGGTAGCTCAATTTTTATTGGATGACGATAAACGCTATTTTGTGCGCGCTAAATTAGGTGAGAATACCGATACTTACGATTGTGAAGGTGTCGTGATTACATGCCAACCATTTGAACAGCTGAACCAAGATGAAATCATGGCGGCAGCGCTGAGTTTTAAGGGTAATATTTTGCAAGTTCCTCCAATGTATTCAGCGCTCAAAAAGGACGGACAGCCACTATATAAGCTCGCTAGACAGGGTATTGAAATTGAGCGCCCTGCTCGTCCAGTGACAATCCATGATATTAATTTTATTAGTTATGAACAAGGAGTTATAACCTTGGATATTAGCTGCTCTAAAGGCACTTATATTCGAAGTTTAATCCAAGATATTGGCGACAAGCTAGGTTGTGGTGCTCATGTTATTGAGTTGAGACGCACAGGGTTTGCACATCTTGACATTAGTGAAACCATTAAATTTTGTGAATTAGAGGCGCTTGTTACTGAAGATTATCGCCAGCTAGATGCGCATATTTTTCCCAGTGAGAATATGCTGCCCAACATTCAAGATGCTTCGCTAGATGTACAACAAACTATTGACATTAAATTCGGACGAGCTATTAAGTCAAACCAACTGGGAGAGCAGCATACGGTTAAGCTGTTTGACCCAGATCATGAGTTTTTAGGGGTGGGAGAATTATCAAAGGATGGTGTCATTGCACCCAAACGTCTTTTTGTTTAA